The following DNA comes from Polyangiaceae bacterium.
ATGGCAACGAGTTGTTGGAAGTCGTGCGCGCCGGGGCCGTGGAACCGCCCAGCACCTTCGCGCGCGAGGTGCCGCCAGAACTCGAAGTCATCGTGATGCGCGCCCTGTCAAAGCTGCCCGACGAGCGCTACGCCACGGCACGCGAGTTCGCTGCCGCCATCACTCGGGCGTTGTTTTCAAAGCAGCAGCTGGTCGATTCCCACGTGGTGGAGGGCGTGATCGGTCAGCTCGTGAGCCGAGAGCACACGTCGCCGGGCGTCGACGAAATGGGACAGGAGGCGGGCGAGAGTCACTTCGGCGACGAAGGTGATAGCGCGCTGGCCGTCGAGAGCGAGCCCGTCGGCGAACCGCCGCGGGTCAGTGACGAACCGACTGGGCCTGGCCGCCCAATGGAGCATCGCCTGCGAGAACGCGCCGGACGCGAAGTCCGCCACGTTGCGGTGGTGACGCTTCGGTTGCATGGCGTCCAAGCCTTGGCGCGCAGCATGGGTGAAGCCGCTGCAGCTCGCCACGTCGATCAGCTGCGCGGCATGCTCGACCAGATTGCCTACAAGCGCGGTGCGCGCTTGTCCTGGGCAGCAGAGCGCGCCGCACCTGGCGAGAAGGGTGAACCCTCGACGACGGCCCGCGCTGTCGTGGGCCTGATGGAGAATCCCGCGCGGGCAGCTGCCGACGCAGCCTGGCTCGCCGTCGACGTGCACGAGGCCATCCACGGTGCCTGCGACGACTTGCCCGTGGCACTGAAGACGAGCGTTGGCATCGTGCGTGGCATCGCGACTGGACGTCGCGACAAGGCTGGGCACCTCATCGACCACGAACTGCAGGAGTCCGCTGACTACCTGGCCACGCTCTTGGGGGAGCGCGCGCCTGCCGAGGTGACCTGGGTCGCCGGCGGCCTGTATCGTCTCGTGCGGCGTGACTTCAAGTGGGACGACGCACCCACCATCGCCATCGAGGACGCCGAAAAGCGAGCACTGCCCGAAAACATGCGCATCTACTCCCTCGTGCGGCCTCTGACCCGCGAGGAACGCAAAGAGGCGGCGGCTGAGGTGGGGCGCGAGCTGGTTGGACGTGACGCGGAGCTCGCGGATCTACAGGCGGCCTACCACCACAGCGTGTCGTCGGCAGTCGTCGGAGGACAGGGCCTGGTCACGGCCCGTGTCATCTATGGCGAGATGGGCATCGGCAAAAGTGCCCTGGTGCAGACCTTCTTGGCAGAACTGCCAGAGGTGGCTCGTGTGATGCGCGTTGAATGCTCCCCGGCCCGCAGTGAGCTGCCTTTCGCCAATGTGGCCGAGTGGCTTCGTCAGCTCACGGGTGTGCGACCGGAAGACAGCGTCCAAGAGGCGCGGAACACCATCGTGGACGAGCTGGGTGATTTCGCCGCCGGGGATGCTGGTGAGGAGATCGCCGTGCGCTTGGCGGAGGTCGCCACTGGGCGGGTGGCGCACGCCGTGGACGAGGGCGACGCAGCACGCCATCGCAAGCTGGTGGCTTCGGGCATGCGGCGCTTCATCGCCCGCACGGCCATGCAAGCGCCCTTGGTCATCGTCGTCGAAGGGCTGCAGTGGAGTGACCGCGCGAGTCTCGAGCTGGTTTCCGAGCTCATTCGTCGCGAAGACCCCATGCCGGTGTTGGCGCTGCTGGTCACGCGCCCCGACGATCGCGTCACGCAGTTCATCGACGGGATCGTCCGCATCGAATTGAAGGGGCTGAGTCCCGATCACCAGTTGGAACTCGCCTCCGCCCACGTCGGCGCGACCGCGGGCGTGGCGCAGGTCTGCGCCGACTTGATCCCACGTGCCGCCGGCAACCCCTTCTTTCTACTGGAAATGCTGGATGCGCTCCTGGAGCGCGGCGCCCTGGAACTGCGCGAACGCGAGGACGGCTCCCAGGAGATCGTGCGCATCGAACGCCCGGGTGGAGTCGTGGCGCAGGCGCTGCCGTCTACGCTCGAGCAGTTGATCGCAGATCGCCTGGGCGAACTGCCCACCGAGGAACAGGCAGTGATGGAGTGGTTGGCGGTTGCCGGTGGCCCCTTGTCCGCCAGTGACCTCAACGCGCTTTGTGGGCATGACACCGAGGATGCGGTCGTGCGTCTTTGCGCGAGGGGCCTGTGTGATTCCCGGGAAGACGACGTGGACGTGCGCCATCCCTTGGCGCGCGACGTGGCCTATCGCTCCCTGGACAAGAAGCGCCGCGCCGACATGCATCGTCAACTCGGTGAGCGGCTGGCCCAGTCCCCCTTGGCGGGAGGACTCACGGCGGCGATCGTCGCACGCCACTTGGCCCGAGGCCATGCGCGCAGCAAAGCAGCGGAACTCTACATCGTGGCCGCGGGGGCTGCTCGCTCCAGCTACCAGAGCAAGCTTTCCACACGCTACTACCGCCGGGCGATTGCCCTGCTCGACGAAGGCGATCTGCGACTGTTCGATGCCCACGAGGCGCTGGAGAACATGTGTCGCGTCCAGGGACGCTGGCGCGAGCGCCGCCGTCATCTCGTTGCCTTGCGTCGCCTGGCACGCCGCTCCGGCAATCCCGAGTGGGTGGCCAGTGCGTTGCTGCACACGGCTCGATTCGAACTCGACGAGGGGCACTTGGCTCGTGGGTTGACCTCGGCGCAGCGCGCGGAGCACGTGTCGCGGCAGGCGAAGTCACCGCATCTAGAGGTGCAAGCCGAGGTGTTGACCGCAGAAATGCTGCGAGATCTGGGGGACATGCAGGGTGCCCTCGCTGCCTGCGATCGGGCCCTTTCTGCCAGTCAAAGCGCCGATGTTCCGATGAGCGTGCGCGCGGACGTGCTCCGTACTCGCGGCACCTTGTTGCGCCGCGTCGGTCGCGTGCACGAGGCGGTGGAGGCCCATGCCGAAGCGATCGCAGTGTTTCGACAGGTCGGCGCGCGGCGTATGGAAGCGCGCGCCAAGAACTCCCTTGCATTCACCATGTTCGTGCTCGGCCGTTTCGAGGATGCGATTGCCCTGGCCTTGGACGCAATCCGCATCGATCTGGCGATTGGCGGGCGCTTTCAGATCGCCAAGACCCTTTCGAACATCGGTCAATGCTACTCGCGAATGGGCGACATGGAGCGCGGGCTCGCCTACTTGACGCGCGCACGCGAAGCTCACGAACGCTACGGCGATCAGGACGCACGCGCGGACACTCTGCTGTGTACGGCAG
Coding sequences within:
- a CDS encoding protein kinase; amino-acid sequence: MTEGTASQPPERLADFEIIRRLGAGGMAEVFLAKKRGAEGTYKLLVVKRILPAYGSSRRFRSMFAEEAQLATRLNHPNIVQVYDFQDYGDEGQLLSMEYVEGPDLRKVMRAAAHARTRVPPWVAAYVVAEVAKGLHYAHERRNEGGEPLDIVHRDVSPQNILLSFEGAIKVADFGIASANLFREEPGVLKGKTAYMSPEQARGERVDRRSDLYSLGVVFHELLTGRPLHGAADGNELLEVVRAGAVEPPSTFAREVPPELEVIVMRALSKLPDERYATAREFAAAITRALFSKQQLVDSHVVEGVIGQLVSREHTSPGVDEMGQEAGESHFGDEGDSALAVESEPVGEPPRVSDEPTGPGRPMEHRLRERAGREVRHVAVVTLRLHGVQALARSMGEAAAARHVDQLRGMLDQIAYKRGARLSWAAERAAPGEKGEPSTTARAVVGLMENPARAAADAAWLAVDVHEAIHGACDDLPVALKTSVGIVRGIATGRRDKAGHLIDHELQESADYLATLLGERAPAEVTWVAGGLYRLVRRDFKWDDAPTIAIEDAEKRALPENMRIYSLVRPLTREERKEAAAEVGRELVGRDAELADLQAAYHHSVSSAVVGGQGLVTARVIYGEMGIGKSALVQTFLAELPEVARVMRVECSPARSELPFANVAEWLRQLTGVRPEDSVQEARNTIVDELGDFAAGDAGEEIAVRLAEVATGRVAHAVDEGDAARHRKLVASGMRRFIARTAMQAPLVIVVEGLQWSDRASLELVSELIRREDPMPVLALLVTRPDDRVTQFIDGIVRIELKGLSPDHQLELASAHVGATAGVAQVCADLIPRAAGNPFFLLEMLDALLERGALELREREDGSQEIVRIERPGGVVAQALPSTLEQLIADRLGELPTEEQAVMEWLAVAGGPLSASDLNALCGHDTEDAVVRLCARGLCDSREDDVDVRHPLARDVAYRSLDKKRRADMHRQLGERLAQSPLAGGLTAAIVARHLARGHARSKAAELYIVAAGAARSSYQSKLSTRYYRRAIALLDEGDLRLFDAHEALENMCRVQGRWRERRRHLVALRRLARRSGNPEWVASALLHTARFELDEGHLARGLTSAQRAEHVSRQAKSPHLEVQAEVLTAEMLRDLGDMQGALAACDRALSASQSADVPMSVRADVLRTRGTLLRRVGRVHEAVEAHAEAIAVFRQVGARRMEARAKNSLAFTMFVLGRFEDAIALALDAIRIDLAIGGRFQIAKTLSNIGQCYSRMGDMERGLAYLTRAREAHERYGDQDARADTLLCTAEVLLETGNVAAADTLVGDAGALTAVTGSAYDSVHEKILRALLARRSGDSSTAVMHAFDARQAAEAQAYVAFHFYAMAVEAAARVDIGEAHTGILLATTAMGAIETVQGSEYGLETRTLCCEALQTAKSPQAKEMRERAARYARSLLAAIREPDLRRKFAARQVVSALVGAIDEHELDASAPAAKRDDPLAVRESVQPASDKGSVSPS